A single genomic interval of Shewanella halotolerans harbors:
- the efp gene encoding elongation factor P: MKTAHEIRPGNVIMLDGSPWVVQKTETTRSGRNAAIVKMKLKNLLQESSTETTFKGEDKMEDIILDRLDCTYSYFADPMYVFMDAEYNQYDVEADNLGDAAAYIVDGMEEQCQVTFYEGKAISVELPTTVVREVTYTEPSARGDTSGKVMKPATIAGGATLSVADFVKTGDLIEIDTRTHEFKKRA, encoded by the coding sequence ATGAAAACTGCTCATGAAATCCGTCCTGGTAACGTGATCATGTTAGATGGCAGCCCATGGGTTGTTCAAAAAACTGAAACAACTCGTTCAGGCCGTAACGCGGCTATCGTTAAGATGAAGCTGAAGAACCTACTTCAAGAGTCATCTACCGAAACCACCTTTAAGGGTGAAGACAAGATGGAAGATATCATTCTAGACCGTCTTGATTGTACTTATTCTTACTTCGCCGATCCTATGTATGTCTTCATGGATGCCGAATACAACCAGTATGACGTTGAAGCCGACAACCTAGGTGATGCAGCTGCTTACATCGTTGACGGTATGGAAGAACAGTGCCAGGTAACTTTCTATGAAGGCAAGGCAATCTCTGTTGAACTGCCAACCACTGTTGTACGTGAAGTGACCTACACTGAGCCTTCAGCTCGTGGCGACACCTCAGGTAAAGTCATGAAGCCTGCTACTATCGCCGGTGGTGCAACCCTAAGCGTTGCTGACTTCGTTAAGACTGGCGACCTGATCGAGATCGACACTCGCACACACGAGTTCAAGAAGCGCGCTTAA
- a CDS encoding DUF2788 domain-containing protein encodes MLSQYMEQIEAVGLNLFFAAIFFFIGMAIHDVLKQGNVPKFGRYIVWLVLFLGCAGFIAKGLIQLSWESSGIG; translated from the coding sequence ATGTTATCTCAGTATATGGAACAGATAGAGGCAGTTGGCTTAAACCTGTTTTTTGCGGCGATATTTTTCTTTATTGGTATGGCAATACATGACGTGCTCAAACAGGGAAATGTCCCTAAATTTGGCCGCTATATTGTTTGGTTGGTATTATTTCTCGGCTGTGCCGGGTTTATAGCTAAGGGCTTGATCCAACTCTCTTGGGAGAGCTCTGGCATAGGTTAA
- a CDS encoding anti-phage deoxyguanosine triphosphatase — MTSAIWHERRLGEDKLRRNDHRSPYQRDRARILHSAAFRRLQAKTQVLGVGMNDFYRTRLTHSLEVSQIGTGICAQLKQKYPDLHHLLDSMSLIESLCLAHDIGHPPFGHGGEVALNYMMRSDGGFEGNGQTFRILTALEPYTQHFGMNLTRRTLLGILKYPASHNELYQSQPRPEVDSYRQLKPSQWRPVKGIFFEDKPVLDWVLEPLSLQDRERFVSAEPGARDQHRRTRYKSLDCSIMELADDTAYAIHDLEDAIVMGIVTQAMWQQDVASLLAGSDDEWIAKEFATIGDKLFALENHLRKDAIGTLVNGFVTAILIDENPNFCEPLLRYNARLEPPFDEALHVLKQFVYKRVIRKPEIQMLEYKGQQIVMELFEAFASDPERLLPLNTQERWQQMAQQEGNCNRVIADYISGMTDEFAARLHQHLFSAKAGSLIDLQ, encoded by the coding sequence ATGACATCGGCCATCTGGCATGAGAGACGCTTAGGCGAAGATAAACTCAGGCGCAACGACCACCGCAGCCCCTATCAGCGCGATCGCGCCCGCATTCTACACTCGGCCGCCTTCAGACGTTTGCAGGCCAAGACTCAGGTACTGGGTGTCGGCATGAACGACTTCTATCGCACCCGCCTCACCCACTCGCTGGAGGTGTCGCAGATAGGCACAGGGATCTGCGCCCAGCTCAAACAGAAATACCCAGATCTGCATCATCTGCTCGATTCGATGAGCCTGATAGAATCCCTCTGTCTGGCCCACGACATTGGCCATCCCCCCTTTGGTCACGGCGGCGAGGTCGCGCTCAACTATATGATGCGCAGCGACGGCGGCTTCGAGGGCAACGGACAAACCTTCAGGATCCTCACCGCGCTCGAGCCCTATACCCAACACTTTGGCATGAACCTCACCCGGCGCACCTTGCTGGGGATCCTCAAGTATCCCGCCAGCCACAATGAACTGTATCAGTCCCAGCCAAGGCCAGAGGTCGACAGCTATCGTCAACTTAAGCCAAGCCAGTGGCGTCCGGTTAAAGGGATCTTCTTTGAGGACAAGCCTGTGCTCGACTGGGTACTCGAGCCGCTATCGCTCCAGGACAGAGAACGATTCGTCTCGGCTGAGCCCGGAGCAAGAGATCAACACAGACGCACCCGGTATAAGTCGCTCGATTGCTCCATCATGGAGCTCGCAGACGATACCGCCTATGCCATTCACGATCTCGAAGATGCCATCGTCATGGGCATCGTCACCCAGGCCATGTGGCAGCAAGATGTGGCCAGCCTGCTAGCGGGCAGCGACGATGAATGGATTGCCAAGGAATTCGCTACCATAGGCGATAAGCTGTTTGCGCTGGAAAATCACCTGCGCAAAGACGCTATTGGTACCCTGGTTAACGGTTTCGTCACCGCCATCTTGATCGATGAAAACCCCAATTTTTGCGAGCCACTGCTCAGATATAACGCCCGCCTGGAGCCCCCCTTCGACGAGGCGCTCCATGTGCTCAAGCAGTTTGTCTACAAGCGGGTGATCCGCAAACCTGAGATCCAGATGTTGGAGTACAAGGGCCAGCAGATAGTGATGGAGCTGTTCGAGGCCTTCGCCTCAGATCCCGAGCGTCTGTTGCCGCTCAATACCCAGGAGCGCTGGCAACAGATGGCCCAGCAAGAAGGCAATTGCAACCGGGTGATCGCCGACTATATCTCGGGAATGACAGATGAGTTTGCCGCACGCCTGCACCAACATCTGTTTAGTGCCAAGGCGGGGTCGCTGATCGATCTGCAGTAA
- the fldA gene encoding flavodoxin FldA, protein MATVGLFFGSDTGNTEAVAKMIQKKLGKKMVDVKDIAKSTKEQIAEYDLLLFGIPTWYYGEAQCDWDDFFPELEQIDFDGKLVAIFGCGDQEDYAEYFLDAMGMVNEIVEARGAVVIGHWPTDGYDFEASKGMADDKHFVGLGIDEDRQPELTEERVDAWVKQIYEEMCLAELED, encoded by the coding sequence ATGGCAACTGTAGGTCTTTTTTTCGGCAGTGATACAGGTAATACCGAAGCCGTCGCCAAAATGATCCAGAAGAAACTGGGTAAGAAGATGGTCGACGTTAAGGATATCGCTAAGAGTACCAAAGAACAGATTGCAGAATATGATCTGCTGCTATTCGGTATCCCGACCTGGTATTACGGTGAAGCCCAATGCGATTGGGACGATTTCTTCCCTGAATTAGAACAGATCGATTTCGATGGTAAACTAGTCGCTATCTTTGGTTGTGGCGACCAAGAAGACTACGCCGAGTATTTCCTCGATGCCATGGGCATGGTTAACGAGATCGTTGAGGCGCGCGGCGCCGTGGTTATCGGTCACTGGCCAACCGACGGCTACGACTTCGAAGCCTCTAAAGGCATGGCCGACGATAAGCACTTCGTGGGTCTGGGTATCGACGAAGATCGTCAACCTGAGCTGACCGAAGAGCGTGTCGATGCCTGGGTTAAGCAGATCTACGAAGAGATGTGCCTGGCAGAGCTGGAAGACTAA
- a CDS encoding YchE family NAAT transporter, producing MDLTLYVKFFLGLVAIINPIGLLPVFVSLTSHQTEAERNHTGKVANFAVVVILLVTIIAGQHILNMFSISLSAFRIAGGTLIAIIAMSMLQGKLGEVKRNQEEDREASGMESVAVVPLALPLMAGPGAISSVIVSAAQHNTFSDLIGMSITVVIFGLTSFTLFRMAPVIFKLLGKTGINVITRLMGLLMLSIGIEVMAAGFKGLFPSLIGS from the coding sequence TTGGATTTAACACTTTATGTTAAATTTTTTCTTGGCTTGGTAGCGATAATCAACCCCATAGGTTTGCTGCCCGTGTTTGTGAGTCTGACCAGTCACCAGACGGAAGCGGAGCGCAACCATACCGGCAAGGTCGCCAACTTTGCCGTGGTGGTGATCCTGCTTGTGACCATCATCGCCGGCCAGCATATCCTCAACATGTTTAGTATCTCGCTGTCGGCGTTCAGAATTGCCGGCGGCACCCTGATTGCCATCATCGCCATGTCCATGCTGCAAGGTAAGCTGGGCGAGGTGAAGCGTAACCAGGAAGAAGACAGGGAGGCGTCGGGCATGGAGTCGGTTGCCGTAGTCCCTCTGGCCTTGCCATTGATGGCCGGCCCCGGTGCGATCAGTTCGGTGATCGTCTCGGCGGCGCAGCACAACACCTTTAGCGACCTTATTGGCATGTCGATCACTGTGGTGATCTTCGGCCTCACCAGCTTCACCCTGTTTCGTATGGCGCCGGTGATCTTCAAGCTGCTGGGTAAAACGGGCATCAACGTGATCACCCGTCTCATGGGTCTGCTGATGCTCTCTATCGGTATCGAGGTGATGGCGGCCGGTTTCAAGGGCCTGTTCCCCAGCCTGATAGGCAGCTAA
- the adhE gene encoding bifunctional acetaldehyde-CoA/alcohol dehydrogenase, with translation MTVSNQQELDQLVERVAKAQAQFANFSQEQVDKIFRAAALAAADARISLAKMAANETGMGVLEDKVIKNHFASEYIYNKYKDDKTCGILEEDPTFGTITIAEPVGLICGIVPTTNPTSTAIFKALISLKTRNGIIFSPHPRAKVSTTTAARLVLEAAVEAGAPKDIIGWIDEPSVALSNQLMTHDKINLILATGGPGMVKAAYSSGKPAIGVGAGNTPIVIDETADIKRAVSSILMSKTFDNGVVCASEQAVVVVNAVYDAVKERFASHGGYMLSSKEAKAMQKVILKNGALNADIVGQSAATIAAMANIKVPASTKVLIGQATEISESEAFAHEKLSPLLAMYRASDFDDALNKAEALVTLGGIGHTSGLYTDQDTQTERVKTFGYRMKTARILINTPASQGGIGDLYNFKLAPSLTLGCGSWGGNSISENVGPSHLINKKTVAKRAENMLWHKLPSSIYFRRGSLPIALEELSDKKRALIVTDKYLFNNGYCDETIKILKSQGLETEVFYEVEADPTLAIVNQGASVAKSFQPDVIIALGGGSPMDAAKIIWVMYEHPEVDFADLALRFMDIRKRIYKFPKLGKKAKMVAIPTTSGTGSEVTPFAVVTDEQTGMKYPIADYELTPNMAIVDPNLVMDMPKSLTAFGGIDAITHALEAYVSVMANEYSDGQALQALDLLVKHLPDAYALGAKAPVAREKVHNGATIAGIAFANAFLGICHSMAHKLGAEFHLAHGLANALLISNVIRFNATDLPTKQAAFSQYDRPKALCRYAKIAEHLKLKSATGEGISDEEKVEALLEKIDELKKTIGIPASIQEAGVNEADFFAKLDELAEDAFDDQCTGANPRYPLIAELKAILTASFYGKKYQDAV, from the coding sequence ATGACTGTTAGCAACCAACAGGAACTCGACCAACTGGTCGAACGGGTCGCCAAGGCCCAGGCACAATTTGCCAACTTTAGTCAGGAGCAGGTCGATAAAATCTTCCGCGCCGCCGCCCTGGCCGCGGCCGATGCCCGTATCTCCCTGGCCAAGATGGCGGCCAACGAAACCGGTATGGGTGTACTGGAAGATAAGGTGATCAAGAACCACTTCGCCTCCGAATACATCTACAACAAGTATAAGGATGACAAGACCTGTGGCATCCTTGAGGAAGACCCAACCTTCGGCACCATCACCATCGCTGAGCCAGTGGGCCTCATCTGCGGTATTGTGCCGACAACTAACCCGACTTCTACTGCCATCTTCAAGGCCTTGATCAGCCTCAAGACCCGTAACGGCATCATCTTCTCGCCGCACCCAAGAGCCAAGGTATCGACCACTACCGCCGCCCGCCTGGTGCTCGAAGCTGCGGTCGAAGCCGGCGCGCCGAAAGATATCATCGGCTGGATCGATGAGCCTAGCGTGGCACTGTCTAACCAGTTGATGACCCACGACAAGATCAACCTGATCCTGGCCACAGGTGGCCCAGGCATGGTGAAGGCCGCCTACTCTTCAGGCAAGCCAGCAATCGGTGTCGGCGCGGGTAACACGCCTATCGTTATCGACGAGACCGCCGACATCAAACGCGCGGTCAGCTCAATTTTGATGTCAAAAACCTTCGATAACGGCGTGGTGTGTGCATCAGAGCAGGCCGTGGTCGTGGTCAACGCCGTCTATGACGCTGTCAAAGAGCGTTTCGCCAGCCATGGCGGCTACATGCTCTCAAGCAAAGAAGCCAAGGCGATGCAGAAGGTGATCCTTAAAAATGGTGCGCTCAATGCCGACATCGTAGGACAGAGCGCCGCGACCATAGCGGCAATGGCCAACATCAAGGTGCCCGCCAGCACTAAGGTGCTGATTGGTCAGGCAACCGAGATCAGCGAAAGCGAGGCCTTCGCTCATGAGAAGCTCTCTCCGCTACTGGCCATGTACCGCGCCAGCGATTTCGACGATGCGCTCAACAAGGCCGAAGCCTTAGTGACACTGGGCGGCATAGGCCATACATCTGGCCTCTATACCGACCAGGACACCCAGACAGAGCGGGTAAAAACCTTCGGCTACCGCATGAAAACTGCGCGTATTCTGATCAACACCCCGGCCTCACAAGGTGGCATCGGCGATCTCTACAACTTCAAGTTGGCGCCATCACTCACCCTGGGCTGTGGCTCATGGGGCGGTAACTCCATCTCAGAAAACGTAGGTCCTAGCCACCTGATCAACAAGAAAACTGTCGCTAAGCGAGCCGAAAATATGTTGTGGCATAAACTCCCCTCCTCTATCTATTTCCGCCGCGGCAGCTTACCTATCGCCCTCGAAGAGTTAAGCGATAAGAAACGCGCGCTGATCGTCACGGACAAGTATCTGTTTAATAACGGCTACTGCGATGAGACCATCAAGATCTTAAAGTCTCAGGGCCTGGAAACCGAAGTCTTCTACGAAGTAGAGGCGGACCCAACCCTGGCGATCGTTAACCAAGGTGCCAGTGTGGCCAAGAGCTTCCAGCCCGATGTGATCATCGCCCTCGGCGGTGGCTCGCCGATGGATGCAGCCAAGATCATCTGGGTCATGTATGAACATCCTGAAGTCGACTTTGCCGATCTGGCGCTGCGCTTCATGGACATTCGTAAGCGCATCTACAAGTTCCCGAAATTGGGCAAGAAGGCCAAGATGGTAGCTATCCCTACCACCTCAGGCACAGGTTCAGAGGTGACACCATTCGCCGTGGTCACCGATGAACAGACCGGCATGAAGTATCCGATTGCCGACTATGAGCTGACGCCCAACATGGCGATCGTCGACCCTAACCTGGTGATGGATATGCCAAAGTCGCTTACCGCCTTCGGGGGTATCGACGCCATCACCCACGCGCTGGAAGCCTATGTCAGCGTGATGGCCAACGAGTACAGCGACGGTCAGGCGCTGCAGGCACTAGATCTGCTGGTGAAACACCTACCAGACGCCTACGCCTTGGGCGCCAAGGCTCCGGTGGCCCGCGAGAAGGTGCATAATGGCGCCACCATTGCCGGCATCGCCTTCGCTAACGCCTTCCTGGGGATCTGTCACTCTATGGCGCACAAGCTGGGCGCCGAGTTCCACCTGGCACACGGTTTAGCAAACGCCCTGCTGATCAGCAACGTGATCCGCTTTAACGCGACCGATCTACCAACCAAGCAGGCCGCATTCAGCCAGTACGATCGACCCAAGGCCCTTTGTCGTTACGCAAAGATTGCCGAACATCTCAAATTAAAAAGCGCGACAGGCGAAGGCATTAGCGATGAAGAAAAAGTGGAAGCGTTGCTCGAAAAAATCGATGAACTCAAGAAGACGATTGGCATTCCGGCTTCGATCCAAGAAGCAGGCGTCAACGAAGCCGACTTCTTCGCTAAACTCGACGAGCTTGCCGAAGACGCCTTCGACGATCAATGTACCGGGGCAAACCCAAGATACCCATTGATTGCTGAGCTCAAGGCGATCCTCACCGCCAGCTTCTACGGTAAGAAGTATCAAGACGCCGTCTAA
- the yfbR gene encoding 5'-deoxynucleotidase, translated as MSHLFAHLARMKLIQRWPLMYNVRPENVQEHSLQVAMVAHALAIIANKKFNKQLSPERAATLAIFHDASEILTGDLPTPVKYFNKEIEAEYKKIEAIAERRLLEMVPEEFQEDYRDLLLSDQADEEYKQLVKSADTLCAYLKCLEEQTAGNHEFNTAKRRLTESLSKNPDPAVKYFIDTFIPSFELNLDEINRLL; from the coding sequence ATGAGTCATTTGTTCGCCCACCTGGCCAGGATGAAGTTGATCCAACGCTGGCCGCTCATGTACAACGTCCGCCCGGAAAACGTACAGGAACATTCGCTACAGGTCGCCATGGTGGCCCACGCCTTAGCCATCATAGCCAACAAGAAATTCAATAAGCAGCTCAGCCCGGAGCGCGCCGCCACCCTGGCGATATTTCACGATGCCAGCGAGATCCTCACCGGCGATCTACCCACCCCGGTCAAATATTTCAACAAGGAGATCGAGGCCGAGTACAAGAAGATAGAGGCGATCGCCGAGCGCAGGCTGCTGGAGATGGTGCCCGAAGAGTTTCAAGAAGATTACCGGGATCTTTTACTGAGCGATCAAGCCGACGAGGAGTACAAACAGCTGGTGAAATCCGCCGATACCCTGTGCGCCTACCTCAAATGCCTAGAAGAGCAGACGGCCGGCAACCATGAGTTCAATACCGCCAAGCGACGCCTCACCGAATCCCTAAGCAAGAATCCAGATCCGGCGGTAAAATATTTTATTGATACGTTTATTCCCAGCTTCGAGCTAAACCTCGACGAGATCAATCGCCTGCTTTAG
- the earP gene encoding elongation factor P maturation arginine rhamnosyltransferase EarP, producing MQSQTHANHWDIFCAVVDNYGDIGVTWRLAKQLAKEYGLAITLWVDDLASFAHILPKLDPKCASQNFEGVCIKRWDAPLSQEYLPGEVLIEAFACELPPEVLGKIAALHQAGDKVPVWLNLEYLSAEDWVEGCHGLPSLQRSGLKKQFYFPGFTNKTGGLICEADLLERRQMWQENKERQAYFEALGLSGIDEHDTVISLFSYETESLNALCRHWHEGERQVHLLVPIGRSLNSLGAFIDQQQALTPGSRFHHGKLTIHLLPMTDQQGYDRLLWSCDFNIVRGEDSFLRAQWAAKPFIWHIYPQEEDYHLIKLEAFMALYCHNLAPEIADAWKKLNIGFNQGEQKTLFSLWQQVDNAHLALTQHAQDWPNEALNDADLATRLVQFVKNS from the coding sequence ATGCAGAGTCAAACACACGCCAACCACTGGGATATCTTCTGCGCCGTCGTCGATAACTATGGCGATATTGGCGTCACCTGGCGTCTGGCCAAACAGCTGGCGAAGGAATATGGATTGGCCATCACCCTATGGGTGGATGACTTAGCCAGTTTTGCCCATATCTTGCCAAAGCTGGATCCTAAATGTGCGAGCCAAAACTTCGAGGGCGTCTGCATCAAACGGTGGGATGCGCCGCTAAGCCAGGAGTATCTGCCGGGAGAGGTGCTTATCGAGGCCTTTGCCTGTGAACTCCCCCCCGAAGTGCTCGGCAAGATAGCTGCGCTACATCAAGCCGGTGACAAGGTGCCCGTCTGGCTAAACCTTGAGTATCTGAGCGCAGAAGATTGGGTCGAAGGCTGCCATGGCCTCCCCTCATTGCAGCGCAGTGGCCTGAAGAAACAGTTTTATTTTCCTGGCTTTACCAACAAGACTGGCGGCCTTATCTGCGAAGCGGATCTGCTGGAGCGCCGTCAAATGTGGCAGGAGAACAAGGAGCGACAGGCCTATTTTGAGGCACTGGGCCTAAGTGGCATCGATGAGCATGATACCGTCATCAGCCTGTTCAGCTATGAAACCGAAAGTCTCAATGCCCTATGCCGCCATTGGCATGAAGGTGAAAGACAAGTGCATTTGTTAGTGCCTATCGGTCGCAGCCTCAATAGCCTTGGAGCCTTCATCGACCAGCAGCAGGCATTGACACCAGGAAGTCGTTTTCATCATGGCAAGCTGACCATACATCTGCTACCGATGACAGATCAACAGGGTTACGATCGCCTGCTGTGGAGCTGTGACTTCAACATAGTACGTGGTGAAGACTCCTTCCTGCGCGCCCAATGGGCCGCGAAACCCTTTATCTGGCATATCTATCCCCAGGAAGAAGACTATCACCTGATAAAATTAGAAGCCTTTATGGCACTTTATTGTCATAATCTGGCCCCAGAAATCGCCGACGCCTGGAAAAAGCTCAATATCGGCTTTAACCAAGGCGAGCAGAAAACACTGTTTTCCCTGTGGCAACAAGTGGATAACGCGCATTTGGCCCTCACGCAACACGCACAAGATTGGCCGAATGAAGCATTAAATGATGCAGATCTTGCAACACGACTAGTTCAATTCGTTAAAAATAGCTAA
- the ybfE gene encoding LexA regulated protein, with protein sequence MAKESSDRTTIDLFATEKRRGRPRSNPLPREQQLKVNKRNQIQRDRAAGLKRIELKVSQDLYDALNEKALASNISRSQLIESILLKQVRS encoded by the coding sequence ATGGCAAAAGAATCTTCAGACAGAACAACGATAGACCTGTTTGCAACGGAGAAACGCCGAGGACGCCCTCGCAGCAATCCCCTTCCCCGGGAGCAGCAATTAAAGGTCAACAAACGAAATCAGATCCAGCGCGACAGAGCCGCAGGATTGAAACGAATAGAGTTAAAGGTGTCACAAGATTTATACGACGCCTTGAATGAAAAGGCTTTGGCCAGTAACATCAGCCGCAGCCAATTAATCGAATCGATACTGCTTAAGCAGGTCAGAAGCTGA
- a CDS encoding pyridoxal phosphate-dependent aminotransferase, which produces MRPIIKSNKLDTVCYDIRGPVHKEARRLEDEGHRILKLNIGNPAPFGFEAPEEIVRDVILNLPSAQGYSESKGLFSARKAIVQHYQSLGLFGVDIEDIYIGNGVSELIVMAMQGLLNSDDEVLVPSPDYPLWTAAVHLSGGKAQHYRCDEESDWFPDLDDIKSKISSRTRGIVLINPNNPTGAVYSRELLLEIIELCRQHDIILFADEIYDKILYDGAIHIPAATLSDDILTVTFNGLSKSYRAAGFRVGWMMLSGNLKAAKSYIEGLDMLASMRLCSNVPNQHAIQTALGGYQSINELVAPEGRLTLQRNTCYELLNQIPGVSCKKPKGALYAFPKLDAKKFNLRDDERLVLDLLKEKKILLVQGTAFNWPEPDHLRVVFLPHKEDLQKALVEFGDFLTSYSQ; this is translated from the coding sequence ATGCGCCCTATCATTAAATCCAATAAACTCGACACCGTCTGTTACGACATCCGCGGACCTGTCCATAAGGAAGCTAGGCGCCTGGAAGATGAAGGCCATCGCATCCTTAAGCTCAACATAGGTAACCCGGCCCCCTTCGGTTTCGAGGCCCCGGAAGAGATAGTGCGCGACGTCATCCTCAACCTGCCCAGCGCCCAGGGCTACAGCGAGTCCAAGGGGCTGTTCTCGGCGCGCAAGGCGATCGTGCAGCACTACCAGAGTCTGGGGCTATTTGGCGTCGATATCGAGGATATCTATATAGGCAACGGCGTGTCGGAACTTATTGTTATGGCGATGCAGGGCCTGCTGAACAGCGACGATGAGGTGCTGGTGCCCTCACCCGACTATCCCCTGTGGACGGCGGCGGTACACCTCTCAGGCGGCAAGGCGCAGCACTATCGCTGCGACGAAGAATCAGATTGGTTTCCCGATCTCGACGACATCAAATCCAAGATTAGCAGCCGCACCCGCGGCATAGTGCTGATCAACCCCAACAACCCAACCGGCGCCGTATACTCCCGCGAGCTACTGCTGGAGATTATCGAACTATGCCGTCAGCACGACATCATCTTGTTTGCCGACGAGATCTACGACAAGATCTTGTATGATGGCGCGATTCATATTCCGGCGGCGACGCTGTCGGATGACATTCTCACCGTGACCTTCAATGGTCTCTCCAAATCATACCGCGCCGCGGGCTTTCGCGTTGGCTGGATGATGCTTTCGGGCAATCTCAAGGCCGCCAAGAGCTATATCGAAGGCTTGGATATGCTGGCCTCTATGCGTTTGTGCTCCAACGTCCCCAATCAGCACGCGATTCAGACCGCGCTCGGCGGCTATCAGAGCATCAATGAGCTGGTGGCCCCTGAAGGAAGACTCACGCTGCAGCGCAATACTTGCTATGAGCTACTCAATCAGATCCCAGGGGTGAGCTGTAAGAAACCTAAGGGCGCGCTATATGCTTTCCCTAAGCTGGATGCCAAGAAGTTTAACTTGAGGGATGACGAGCGACTGGTACTGGATCTACTCAAAGAGAAGAAAATTCTCTTGGTACAAGGCACCGCCTTTAACTGGCCAGAGCCGGATCATCTCAGAGTCGTCTTCCTGCCCCACAAGGAAGATCTGCAAAAGGCGCTGGTGGAGTTCGGTGACTTCCTCACCAGCTACAGCCAATAA
- a CDS encoding alpha/beta fold hydrolase: MTSLNYTQSGQGSPVILIHGLFGNLDNLKTLGNALEDHQVIRIDVPNHGLSPHWPNMDYPMLAEAVIGLMDELELESAHLVGHSMGGKIAMATALLYGDRVRSLVAADIAPVAYQPRHQTVFAGLSNLDLSALANRADAQKQLLGAGIDEGTALFLLKNLTKDEQGFAWKMNLAGLKSSYEHLIGWPLADRAYTGPSLCIRGADSDYVTAAHRQAFLSQFPKIQAKSLAGTGHWLHAQKPAIFNRIVAEFIAEND; this comes from the coding sequence ATGACCAGCTTGAATTACACCCAATCGGGACAAGGTAGCCCGGTTATCCTTATCCATGGCCTGTTTGGCAACCTGGATAACCTAAAAACCTTAGGCAATGCACTCGAAGATCATCAGGTGATCCGCATCGATGTGCCAAACCATGGCCTCAGCCCGCACTGGCCCAACATGGATTATCCCATGTTGGCCGAGGCTGTAATTGGTTTGATGGATGAACTCGAGCTGGAGTCGGCACACCTGGTCGGCCACTCTATGGGTGGCAAGATCGCCATGGCCACCGCACTACTCTACGGCGATCGCGTCAGGAGCCTGGTAGCGGCAGATATCGCGCCCGTCGCCTATCAGCCCAGGCATCAGACAGTGTTTGCCGGCCTAAGCAACCTAGACCTTAGCGCGCTGGCTAACCGCGCTGATGCGCAAAAGCAACTGCTCGGTGCCGGTATCGACGAAGGTACGGCGCTGTTTCTGCTGAAAAACCTCACCAAGGATGAACAAGGCTTTGCCTGGAAGATGAACCTGGCCGGACTGAAATCCAGCTATGAGCACCTGATCGGTTGGCCACTGGCAGATAGAGCCTACACTGGCCCTAGCCTGTGCATTCGCGGCGCCGATTCAGACTATGTCACCGCGGCGCACCGCCAGGCGTTCCTGTCTCAGTTTCCTAAGATCCAGGCCAAGTCACTGGCCGGCACAGGTCATTGGTTACACGCACAAAAACCAGCTATTTTCAACCGCATCGTCGCCGAGTTTATCGCGGAAAATGACTGA
- a CDS encoding 2OG-Fe(II) oxygenase, protein MTAHLDSPSDSELKDILFADICDRLATHGYVVLHNIFAQPMLQQLLDGITGLAEEDFKAAAIGRQQDQQVVESIRRDKICWLNESVEFAKDYFDWSEELRLAVNRYLYLGLFDQEAMLAYYAPGAFYKRHLDAFRGQTNRKLTSILYLNPDWQPSHGGELLMYEGDETTPFQVVEPRFGTMVIFLSELFPHEVSLSHYDRYSLTSWYRINDGMPGH, encoded by the coding sequence TTGACAGCACATTTAGACTCACCTTCAGATTCTGAACTCAAAGATATCCTGTTTGCCGACATCTGCGATCGGCTCGCTACCCACGGCTATGTCGTGCTGCACAACATTTTTGCACAGCCTATGTTGCAACAACTGCTGGATGGCATCACGGGACTTGCCGAGGAAGACTTTAAGGCCGCAGCTATAGGTCGTCAGCAAGACCAACAGGTCGTCGAGTCGATTCGCCGGGATAAAATCTGCTGGTTAAACGAGTCGGTGGAGTTCGCAAAAGACTACTTCGATTGGTCAGAAGAGCTGCGCCTCGCCGTTAACCGCTATCTCTATCTGGGCCTGTTCGATCAAGAAGCCATGCTGGCCTATTACGCTCCCGGTGCCTTCTATAAACGTCATCTCGACGCCTTTAGGGGCCAGACTAACCGCAAGCTCACCAGCATCCTCTATCTCAACCCCGACTGGCAACCCAGCCACGGCGGTGAGCTGCTGATGTACGAAGGCGACGAAACAACCCCATTCCAAGTTGTCGAGCCAAGGTTCGGTACCATGGTGATCTTCTTAAGCGAACTCTTTCCACACGAGGTCTCCCTGTCACACTACGACAGATACAGCCTCACCTCTTGGTATCGCATCAACGACGGCATGCCAGGGCACTAA